One Edaphobacter flagellatus genomic region harbors:
- the glyS gene encoding glycine--tRNA ligase subunit beta, with translation MADFLFEIGLEEVPARMIASAEAELKRRVVELLERERLISAGADVKSYSTPRRLAVLVSGVAAKQEDAAEELTGPSVKVAFKDGVATPAAVAFAKKAGVAVEALKTVSTPKGEYLAATVVKAGRAAAEVIAAELPKEIAAIYWAKNMYWRAGKPERFVRPVRWMLALLGDQVVPVEFGGKTAGAVTYGHRVLFGDAAIKLEAPAKYEEALLTAYVIADVETRRQKIRKALDHVTRTVEGARWREDHGLIDTLTHLTEWASDRSVVLGGFEPEYLSLPEEVLVTVMRDHQKYLAVEDKAGKLAPYFLAVLNMEADDAGLAVIRHGNARVLRARFNDARFFWEFDQRVPLKERVKQLENVTFQKELGSYAAKTTRVRELALGLAELVTSRGARVDAVALDAAAMLAKTDLTTELVKEFTELQGIVGGLYAKAQGASEAAAAAIYDQYLPESMEDAVPRTVEGALLSIADKADTIAGMFGLGMEPTGSKDPFALRRAANGIVKILAESTPALPLTLSEVAGRATANEAVEAKVRSFLVERLEFYLREAKEQAYDVVKAVLAAGSDDVRDAVARAEAVTSVRGSADFEAVSAAFKRMKNILAQAKEKGESFDGAASAQKGAHPAQEALAAAAAHVGGKVETLSGGHAYGAALEAVATLRPQVDAFFEQVMVMDPDAEVRKGRLSLLASIVKSFSGIADFSEIVVAG, from the coding sequence ATGGCGGATTTTCTTTTTGAGATTGGGTTGGAGGAAGTGCCGGCTCGCATGATTGCGAGTGCTGAGGCGGAGCTGAAGCGGCGTGTTGTGGAGCTTCTGGAGCGTGAGCGCCTGATTTCTGCTGGAGCGGATGTGAAGAGCTATTCGACGCCGCGTCGGCTGGCTGTGCTGGTTTCGGGGGTTGCGGCGAAGCAGGAGGATGCTGCGGAGGAACTAACGGGGCCTTCGGTGAAGGTGGCATTCAAGGATGGCGTGGCGACTCCCGCTGCGGTGGCTTTTGCGAAGAAGGCGGGCGTTGCGGTTGAAGCGCTGAAGACGGTCTCGACACCGAAGGGTGAATATCTGGCCGCGACAGTGGTGAAGGCCGGGCGCGCTGCGGCTGAGGTGATTGCTGCGGAGCTGCCGAAGGAGATCGCCGCGATCTACTGGGCGAAGAACATGTACTGGCGTGCGGGCAAGCCGGAGCGATTTGTAAGGCCGGTGCGTTGGATGCTGGCTCTGTTGGGCGATCAGGTCGTGCCGGTAGAGTTTGGTGGCAAGACAGCGGGCGCGGTGACGTATGGACATCGCGTGCTGTTTGGCGATGCGGCGATCAAGCTGGAGGCTCCGGCGAAGTATGAGGAGGCTCTGCTGACGGCGTATGTGATCGCCGATGTCGAGACGCGGCGGCAGAAGATTCGCAAGGCGTTGGACCATGTGACACGCACGGTGGAGGGAGCGCGCTGGCGCGAGGATCATGGGTTGATTGACACGCTGACGCACCTGACGGAGTGGGCTTCGGATCGGTCGGTCGTGCTTGGCGGATTTGAGCCGGAGTATCTGTCGCTGCCGGAAGAGGTGCTGGTGACCGTGATGCGCGATCACCAGAAGTATCTTGCGGTTGAAGACAAGGCAGGCAAGCTGGCTCCTTATTTTCTTGCGGTGCTGAATATGGAGGCCGATGACGCCGGGCTGGCAGTGATTCGGCATGGCAATGCGCGCGTGTTGCGGGCGCGGTTTAATGATGCTCGATTCTTCTGGGAGTTCGATCAGAGAGTGCCGTTGAAAGAGCGAGTGAAGCAGCTTGAAAACGTTACGTTCCAGAAGGAGCTTGGCAGCTACGCGGCGAAGACGACACGCGTGCGTGAGCTTGCGCTGGGGCTGGCGGAGCTGGTGACGTCGCGTGGGGCGAGGGTAGATGCTGTTGCTCTGGATGCGGCTGCGATGCTGGCGAAGACCGATCTGACGACAGAGCTGGTGAAGGAGTTTACGGAGCTGCAGGGTATTGTAGGCGGGCTGTATGCGAAGGCGCAGGGCGCGTCGGAGGCTGCGGCTGCGGCGATCTACGATCAGTATCTGCCGGAGTCGATGGAGGATGCGGTGCCGCGGACGGTGGAGGGGGCGCTGCTCTCGATTGCGGATAAGGCGGACACGATTGCGGGTATGTTCGGCCTGGGAATGGAGCCGACGGGATCGAAGGACCCGTTTGCTCTGCGCCGTGCGGCGAACGGCATCGTGAAGATTCTTGCGGAGAGTACGCCTGCTCTGCCATTGACGCTGAGCGAAGTTGCGGGGCGTGCGACGGCGAATGAGGCGGTCGAGGCGAAAGTGCGCTCGTTCCTCGTAGAGCGGCTGGAGTTCTATCTGCGCGAGGCGAAGGAGCAGGCGTATGACGTGGTGAAGGCTGTGCTCGCGGCGGGGAGCGATGATGTGCGCGATGCGGTGGCGCGGGCCGAGGCGGTGACGTCGGTGCGTGGCTCAGCTGATTTTGAGGCGGTAAGCGCGGCGTTCAAGCGGATGAAGAATATTCTGGCGCAGGCGAAGGAGAAGGGAGAGTCCTTTGATGGCGCGGCATCAGCGCAGAAGGGTGCTCACCCGGCGCAGGAGGCGCTGGCTGCGGCTGCTGCGCATGTTGGCGGCAAGGTTGAGACGCTGAGCGGCGGGCATGCGTACGGCGCTGCGCTGGAGGCAGTGGCAACGCTGCGTCCGCAGGTGGACGCGTTCTTCGAGCAGGTGATGGTGATGGATCCGGATGCGGAGGTTCGCAAGGGCAGACTGTCGCTGCTGGCCTCGATCGTGAAGAGCTTTTCGGGGATTGCGGACTTTTCGGAGATCGTTGTTGCCGGCTAG
- a CDS encoding glycine--tRNA ligase subunit alpha: protein MAEIAGKKKALTFQELLFRLQRFWADQGCVLQQPYDVEVGAGTMSPDTFLRVLGPKPVRIAYAQPSRRPADGRYGENPNRLYRHTQLQVILKPPPERIQELYLESLEAIGIDLREHDIKFEEDNWEWPVGGAWGVGWQVMLDGLEITQFTYFQQCGGMDLDPMCGEITYGLERIAGFLQDVDSIYDIVWAIEPDTGRKVTYGEMRLAEEEQFSAYSFDYAEVPKLWEHLKLYEAECLDLLEKAKGLFDEKAKTDALTVKRFPVLGAYELALKCSHVFNLLDARGAISVTERVGVMARIRALVIGVAKAYAQQGELVEAASQQVSA, encoded by the coding sequence ATGGCTGAGATAGCTGGAAAGAAAAAGGCGCTCACGTTTCAAGAGCTGTTGTTCCGGTTGCAGAGGTTCTGGGCTGACCAGGGTTGTGTGCTGCAGCAGCCGTATGACGTCGAGGTGGGCGCGGGCACGATGTCGCCGGACACGTTTTTGCGGGTGCTGGGGCCGAAACCAGTGCGGATTGCGTATGCGCAGCCTTCGCGGCGTCCGGCGGACGGACGCTATGGCGAGAACCCGAACCGGCTGTATCGGCATACGCAGCTGCAGGTGATTCTGAAGCCGCCACCGGAGCGGATTCAGGAGCTGTATCTGGAGTCGCTGGAGGCGATTGGGATCGACCTGCGCGAGCACGATATCAAGTTCGAAGAGGATAACTGGGAGTGGCCGGTGGGCGGCGCGTGGGGCGTGGGCTGGCAGGTGATGCTGGACGGGTTGGAGATCACGCAGTTCACGTACTTTCAGCAGTGCGGCGGCATGGACCTGGACCCGATGTGCGGTGAGATCACGTATGGTTTGGAGCGCATTGCGGGGTTTCTGCAGGATGTGGATTCGATCTATGACATCGTGTGGGCCATTGAACCTGACACGGGTCGCAAGGTGACGTATGGCGAGATGCGGCTGGCGGAGGAAGAACAGTTTTCGGCATACAGCTTCGACTATGCCGAGGTGCCGAAGCTTTGGGAGCATTTGAAGCTGTATGAGGCGGAGTGCCTGGACCTGCTGGAGAAGGCGAAGGGCCTCTTCGATGAGAAGGCCAAGACGGATGCGCTGACCGTGAAGCGGTTCCCGGTGCTGGGAGCGTATGAGCTGGCTCTGAAGTGTTCGCATGTCTTCAACCTGCTGGATGCGCGTGGCGCGATTTCAGTGACGGAGCGCGTGGGCGTGATGGCGCGGATTCGTGCGCTGGTGATTGGCGTGGCAAAGGCGTATGCGCAGCAGGGTGAACTAGTCGAGGCAGCGAGTCAGCAGGTCAGCGCGTGA
- a CDS encoding AraC family transcriptional regulator has translation MNPAGKALWFIESHFSSEIALDDIASIACVSRYHLARAFEAETGRPVMRYMRERRLTETARALANGAPDILSVALDAGYSSHEAFTRAFRDQFGLTPEAVRSQGHVNNIQLREPIKMNQTVIDSLETPRFETREPMLIGGIGAHYNCDSSAAIPSQWQRFVPHLNHIHGQVGKSAYGVRYNDDEDGNFDYLCGVQVSDFSRLPADWSRVRLPEQRYAVFIHRDHISAIRRTWSTIWNVWLPQSGHKLVDGPVFELYGEDFNSITGIGQVEIWIPIKA, from the coding sequence ATGAACCCCGCAGGAAAGGCCCTCTGGTTCATCGAGAGCCATTTCTCCAGTGAGATCGCGCTTGACGACATCGCATCCATCGCATGCGTCTCGCGCTATCACCTGGCGCGAGCCTTCGAGGCTGAGACCGGCCGCCCCGTCATGCGCTACATGCGCGAGCGCCGCCTTACCGAAACTGCGCGGGCACTCGCCAACGGCGCGCCGGACATCCTCTCCGTCGCACTCGATGCGGGATACAGCTCTCACGAGGCATTCACGCGCGCCTTCCGCGATCAGTTCGGGCTCACCCCCGAAGCCGTTCGCAGCCAGGGCCACGTGAACAACATCCAGCTAAGGGAGCCCATCAAAATGAACCAAACCGTCATCGACAGCCTCGAAACCCCACGCTTCGAAACCCGCGAACCTATGCTCATCGGTGGTATCGGCGCGCACTACAACTGCGACAGCAGCGCGGCCATTCCTTCACAATGGCAGCGGTTCGTCCCTCACCTCAATCACATTCACGGACAGGTCGGCAAAAGCGCCTACGGCGTACGCTACAACGACGATGAAGACGGTAACTTCGACTACCTCTGCGGCGTTCAGGTCTCCGACTTCTCCCGTCTCCCCGCCGATTGGAGCCGCGTCCGCTTACCCGAGCAGCGATACGCCGTCTTCATCCACCGCGACCACATCTCCGCCATCCGCCGCACCTGGAGCACCATCTGGAACGTCTGGCTGCCCCAGTCCGGCCACAAGCTCGTCGACGGCCCTGTCTTCGAGCTCTACGGCGAAGATTTCAATTCCATCACCGGCATCGGTCAGGTCGAGATCTGGATTCCCATCAAGGCCTGA